The following coding sequences lie in one Pseudomonas syringae CC1557 genomic window:
- a CDS encoding MFS family transporter produces the protein MTTTAKAPHYTGEERSKRIFAIVGASSGNLVEWFDFYIYAFCAIYFAPAFFPSDDPTVQLLNTAGVFAAGFLMRPIGGWLFGRVADKHGRKNSMLISVTMMCAGSLIIACLPTYASIGAWAPALLLMARLLQGLSVGGEYGTTATYMSEVALRGQRGFYASFQYVTLIGGQLLAVLTVVILQQFLTTEELRAYGWRIPFVIGAAAAVIALLLRRTLNETTTAESRQDKDAGSITALFRNHTAAFITVLGYTAGGSLIFYTFTTYMQKYLVNTGGMEAKTASYIMTGALFLYMCMQPFFGMLADRIGRRNSMLLFGALGTLCTVPILMTLKTTTNPFIAFVLITLALAIVSFYTSISGLVKAEMFPPQVRALGVGLAYAVANAMFGGSAEWVALKLKSAGMENSFYWYVTVMMAIAFLFSLRLPKEPKYLHQDH, from the coding sequence ATGACTACAACAGCAAAAGCACCGCATTACACGGGCGAGGAGCGAAGCAAAAGAATTTTCGCTATCGTCGGCGCGTCTTCCGGGAACCTCGTCGAATGGTTCGATTTTTACATTTATGCCTTCTGTGCGATTTATTTCGCACCTGCTTTCTTTCCTTCCGATGACCCGACCGTCCAGTTGCTCAACACTGCAGGTGTGTTTGCAGCAGGCTTTCTGATGCGCCCGATTGGCGGCTGGCTGTTTGGTCGTGTGGCTGACAAACATGGTCGCAAGAACTCGATGCTGATTTCGGTCACCATGATGTGCGCAGGGTCGCTGATCATCGCCTGTCTTCCGACCTACGCATCGATTGGTGCCTGGGCACCGGCATTGCTGCTGATGGCGCGTCTGCTTCAGGGGTTGTCGGTGGGGGGCGAGTACGGCACCACGGCCACTTACATGAGTGAAGTGGCGTTGCGCGGCCAGCGCGGTTTCTACGCTTCGTTCCAGTACGTGACGCTGATTGGCGGCCAGTTGCTGGCAGTACTGACCGTGGTGATTCTGCAGCAATTTCTCACCACCGAGGAACTGCGTGCCTATGGCTGGCGAATCCCGTTCGTGATCGGCGCTGCTGCGGCTGTCATCGCCTTGCTGCTGCGCCGTACGCTCAATGAAACAACCACTGCTGAAAGCCGTCAGGACAAGGACGCCGGCAGCATCACGGCGCTGTTCAGAAATCATACGGCTGCTTTTATTACGGTGCTGGGTTACACCGCGGGTGGCTCGCTGATTTTCTATACCTTTACCACTTACATGCAGAAGTATCTGGTCAATACCGGTGGCATGGAGGCCAAGACCGCCAGCTACATTATGACTGGCGCACTGTTCCTGTACATGTGCATGCAGCCGTTCTTCGGCATGCTGGCGGACCGTATCGGTCGTCGTAATTCGATGTTGTTGTTTGGCGCGCTGGGCACGTTGTGCACGGTGCCGATCCTGATGACCCTGAAAACCACCACCAACCCGTTCATCGCGTTTGTACTGATTACCCTGGCGTTGGCGATTGTCAGCTTTTACACCTCGATCAGCGGGCTGGTCAAAGCCGAGATGTTTCCGCCTCAAGTGCGTGCGCTGGGTGTGGGCCTGGCCTACGCCGTCGCCAACGCCATGTTTGGCGGCTCGGCCGAGTGGGTGGCCTTGAAGCTCAAGAGCGCCGGGATGGAAAACAGCTTTTACTGGTACGTGACTGTCATGATGGCAATAGCGTTCCTGTTCAGTCTGCGGCTGCCGAAAGAGCCTAAGTACCTGCATCAGGATCATTGA
- a CDS encoding CoA transferase subunit A, which produces MADILSLRDAVKQLVNDGDTVALEGFTHLIPTAAGHEIIRQGKKDLTLVRMTPDLIYDQLIGAGCAKRLIFSWGGNPGVGSLHRLRDAVEKQWPYAMEIEEHSHADLANAYVAGASGLPFAVLRAYAGSDLPKVNPLIKTVTCPFTGEVLAAVPSVRPDVTVIHAQKADRKGNVLLWGILGVQKEAALAAKRCIVTVEEIVDDLKAPMNACVLPTWALSAVCLVPGGAHPSYAHGYYERDNPFYQAWDPIARDRETFTTWIDEYIHGTADFSEFQSKLAHASEAK; this is translated from the coding sequence ATGGCAGATATTCTTTCTCTACGCGATGCGGTGAAGCAACTGGTCAACGATGGCGACACCGTTGCGCTTGAAGGCTTCACCCATTTGATCCCCACGGCTGCTGGCCATGAAATCATTCGTCAGGGTAAAAAAGACCTGACGCTGGTACGCATGACGCCCGACCTGATCTACGACCAGTTGATCGGTGCCGGTTGTGCGAAACGACTGATTTTCTCGTGGGGAGGCAACCCTGGCGTTGGCTCCCTGCATCGTCTGCGCGATGCGGTCGAAAAACAGTGGCCATATGCGATGGAAATCGAAGAACACAGCCATGCCGACCTCGCCAATGCCTACGTGGCCGGAGCCTCTGGCCTGCCGTTCGCAGTACTGCGCGCTTACGCAGGGTCCGACCTGCCCAAGGTCAACCCGCTGATCAAGACGGTGACCTGCCCGTTCACCGGCGAAGTGTTGGCGGCGGTGCCTTCGGTACGCCCGGACGTAACCGTGATTCATGCTCAGAAGGCCGACCGTAAGGGCAACGTTTTACTGTGGGGCATTCTCGGCGTGCAGAAAGAAGCCGCGCTGGCCGCCAAACGCTGCATTGTGACCGTTGAAGAAATAGTCGATGACCTCAAGGCGCCGATGAACGCCTGCGTGCTGCCCACCTGGGCGCTGAGCGCGGTATGTCTTGTGCCCGGCGGCGCGCATCCTTCCTACGCGCATGGCTACTACGAGCGGGACAACCCGTTTTACCAAGCCTGGGACCCGATTGCCCGCGACCGCGAGACGTTCACGACGTGGATCGATGAATACATCCATGGCACAGCAGATTTCAGCGAATTCCAGAGCAAGCTGGCTCATGCTTCGGAGGCCAAATAA
- a CDS encoding CoA-transferase subunit beta, with amino-acid sequence MMTYSTSEMMTVAAARRLRNGSVCFVGIGLPSKAANLARLTSSPDVVLIYESGPIGAKPNVLPLSIGDGELAETADTVVSTSEIFRYWLQGGRVDVGFLGAAQVDRFGNINTTVVGDYHHPKVRLPGAGGAPEIAGSAKSVLIILKQSARSFVNKLDFITSVGHGEGGDSRKRLGLPGAGPVGIITDLCIMEPEADTHEFVVTTLHPGVTREQVIAATGWDIRFADTVVVSEEPTDVELKALRDLEARTAAAHGQVAGEA; translated from the coding sequence ATAATGACTTACTCCACCAGTGAAATGATGACCGTCGCCGCCGCACGCCGTCTGCGTAATGGCTCGGTGTGCTTTGTCGGCATCGGTCTGCCTTCCAAGGCCGCTAACCTGGCACGCCTGACGTCGTCGCCTGATGTTGTGTTGATTTACGAATCGGGTCCGATTGGCGCCAAACCTAACGTTTTGCCGCTGTCGATTGGTGATGGCGAATTGGCGGAAACTGCTGACACGGTTGTTTCCACCAGTGAAATCTTCCGCTACTGGCTGCAGGGCGGACGTGTCGATGTCGGCTTTCTCGGCGCAGCTCAGGTTGACCGTTTCGGCAACATCAACACCACCGTGGTCGGCGATTACCACCATCCCAAAGTGCGTCTGCCGGGAGCCGGTGGAGCGCCGGAGATTGCCGGTTCGGCGAAGTCGGTGTTGATCATTCTCAAGCAGTCGGCGCGCTCGTTCGTCAACAAGCTGGATTTCATCACCTCGGTCGGTCACGGCGAGGGTGGCGATTCGCGCAAACGCCTGGGCCTGCCCGGTGCCGGTCCGGTGGGCATTATCACCGACCTGTGCATCATGGAGCCGGAAGCCGACACTCATGAATTTGTCGTGACCACGCTGCACCCCGGGGTGACCCGCGAGCAGGTGATCGCGGCGACTGGCTGGGACATCCGTTTTGCCGACACTGTTGTGGTGTCGGAAGAGCCCACTGACGTCGAGCTGAAGGCGCTGAGGGACCTGGAAGCCCGTACCGCCGCAGCCCATGGCCAGGTTGCAGGAGAAGCGTGA
- the pcaR gene encoding pca regulon transcriptional regulator PcaR translates to MNDELRNSFASLAPPIVASPAKRIQALTGDPDFMTSLARGLAVIHAFQERKRHLTIAQISHRTEIPRAAVRRCLHTLIKLGYATTDGRTYSLLPKVLTLGHAYLSSTPLATSSQPYLDRMSDQLHEACNMATLEGNDILYIARSATTQRLISVDLSVGGRLPAYCTSMGRILLAALDDVSLQEYLDHVDLQPKTSRTIRTPEALLECLQLVRQQGWCIVDQELEQGLRSIAVPVYDASGQVLAALNVSTSAGRVARSELEQRFLPIMLDASRDLSTQLFT, encoded by the coding sequence ATGAACGATGAATTGCGTAATTCTTTTGCCTCACTGGCGCCGCCCATCGTGGCGTCGCCTGCCAAGCGCATCCAGGCGCTGACCGGTGACCCCGATTTCATGACCTCGCTGGCGCGCGGGCTGGCTGTTATTCATGCCTTCCAGGAGCGCAAACGGCATCTGACCATTGCGCAGATCAGCCACCGCACTGAAATCCCCCGTGCGGCAGTGCGGCGCTGTCTGCACACATTGATCAAGCTGGGTTACGCGACCACTGACGGGCGCACCTATTCATTGTTGCCCAAGGTCCTGACCCTTGGTCACGCCTATCTGTCGTCAACACCGCTGGCAACCTCGTCGCAGCCTTATCTGGATCGCATGAGCGATCAACTGCATGAGGCATGCAATATGGCCACGCTGGAAGGCAACGACATTCTTTATATCGCGCGCTCGGCGACCACTCAGCGCTTGATCTCGGTCGACCTTTCCGTCGGCGGCCGATTGCCAGCCTATTGCACGTCCATGGGGCGCATTCTGCTGGCTGCGCTGGATGATGTGTCACTGCAGGAGTATCTGGATCACGTCGATCTGCAGCCCAAGACCAGCCGGACCATCCGCACGCCGGAAGCCTTGCTCGAATGCCTGCAACTGGTTCGTCAGCAAGGCTGGTGTATTGTCGACCAGGAACTGGAGCAGGGGCTGCGCTCGATTGCCGTACCGGTCTATGATGCGTCGGGCCAGGTGCTGGCGGCGTTGAATGTCAGTACCAGTGCCGGGCGTGTGGCGCGTAGCGAGCTGGAACAACGCTTCCTGCCGATCATGCTGGATGCCAGTCGTGACCTGAGTACGCAACTGTTTACCTGA
- a CDS encoding AdeC/AdeK/OprM family multidrug efflux complex outer membrane factor, whose product MSKSLISLAVTAFILGGCSLIPEYKQPEAPVAAQYPQGPAYSPVEAAKMAAAEQGWRHFFNDPALQQLIQTALLNNRDLRVAALNIDAYRAQYRIQRADLFPAVSATGSGSRQRVPAGQSQTGQAGITSSYSATLGVSAYELDLFGRVRSLSEQALENYFSTEEARRSTQISLVANVANAYMTWQADKELLKLTQDTLKTYEESFRLTSRSNEVGVSSALDLSQSRTAVESARAKLAQYQRLVAQDQNSLVLLLGTGLPDNLPASQLLDSDMLTEMPAGLPSDLLQRRPDILQAEHSLKAANANIGAARAAFFPSISLTASAGTSSSELSGLFKGGSGAWLFQPSINIPIFNAGSLRASLDYSKIQKEISVANYEKAIQTAFQEVSDGLASRKTYDEQLQAQRDFVAANQDYYRLAERRYRIGIDSNLTFLDAQRSLFSAQQTLITDRLSQLTSEVNLYKALGGGWYERTGQTETISKEKPSVQLF is encoded by the coding sequence ATGAGCAAGTCATTGATCTCTCTTGCAGTTACCGCGTTCATTCTCGGCGGCTGCTCTTTGATCCCCGAGTACAAGCAGCCGGAAGCACCGGTCGCCGCACAATACCCGCAAGGTCCGGCTTACTCGCCGGTCGAGGCGGCCAAAATGGCCGCTGCGGAACAAGGCTGGCGCCACTTCTTCAATGATCCGGCGCTGCAACAGCTGATTCAGACCGCGTTGCTCAATAACCGTGACCTTCGGGTCGCGGCGCTGAACATCGACGCCTACCGCGCCCAGTACCGCATTCAGCGCGCGGACCTGTTCCCGGCTGTTTCGGCAACCGGCAGCGGCAGCCGCCAACGCGTGCCTGCCGGCCAGTCGCAGACTGGTCAGGCCGGCATTACCAGCAGCTATTCGGCAACGCTGGGCGTCAGCGCCTACGAGCTGGATCTGTTTGGTCGAGTGCGTAGCCTCAGTGAACAAGCGCTGGAAAACTACTTCTCCACTGAAGAAGCGCGTCGCAGCACCCAGATCAGTCTGGTGGCCAACGTTGCCAATGCCTACATGACCTGGCAGGCCGACAAGGAACTGCTCAAGCTGACGCAGGACACCCTGAAGACCTACGAAGAAAGCTTCCGCCTCACTTCGCGCAGCAATGAAGTCGGTGTTTCTTCGGCGCTGGACCTCAGCCAGTCGCGCACCGCCGTCGAAAGCGCCCGCGCCAAACTGGCCCAGTATCAGCGCCTGGTCGCTCAGGATCAGAACAGCCTGGTGCTGCTGCTTGGCACCGGCTTGCCCGACAACCTGCCAGCCAGTCAATTGCTCGATTCCGACATGCTGACGGAAATGCCGGCTGGCTTGCCGTCCGACCTGTTGCAGCGTCGTCCGGACATTCTGCAAGCCGAGCATTCGCTCAAGGCGGCCAACGCCAACATCGGCGCCGCACGTGCAGCGTTCTTCCCGAGCATCAGCCTGACGGCCAGTGCCGGGACCAGCAGCAGCGAGCTGTCCGGTCTGTTCAAGGGCGGATCGGGCGCCTGGCTGTTCCAGCCAAGCATCAACATCCCGATCTTCAACGCCGGCAGTCTGCGTGCCAGCCTGGATTACTCGAAGATCCAGAAGGAAATCAGCGTCGCCAACTACGAGAAGGCGATTCAGACCGCCTTCCAGGAAGTGTCCGACGGCCTGGCTTCACGCAAGACCTATGACGAGCAGCTCCAGGCGCAACGTGACTTCGTCGCGGCCAACCAGGACTACTACCGTCTGGCCGAGCGTCGCTACCGTATCGGCATCGACAGCAACCTGACCTTCCTCGACGCCCAGCGCTCGCTGTTCAGTGCGCAACAAACGCTGATCACTGATCGCCTGTCGCAGCTGACCAGCGAGGTCAACCTGTACAAGGCTCTCGGCGGCGGCTGGTATGAAAGAACCGGACAAACCGAAACCATCTCCAAGGAGAAGCCTTCGGTTCAGCTATTCTGA
- a CDS encoding inorganic phosphate transporter — MIDLFSGLDAWVLVSLLLALAFVLTFEFINGFHDTANAVATVIYTKAMPPHLAVLFSGVFNFLGVLLGGVGVAYAIVHLLPVELLINVNTGHGLAMVFSLLAAAITWNLGTWYFGIPASSSHTLIGSILGVGLANALINDIPLADGVNWQKAIDIGASLVFSPLAGFIVAGLVLIGLKWWRPQSKMHKTPDQRRKLDDKKHPPFWNRLVLVISAMAVSFVHGSNDGQKGIGLIMLVLIGIVPSQFVLDLTSTTYQIERTRDATLHLSQFYQRNSSTLGEYLAMGKAEKGDLPSSSACNPKQTEPTIDALLDRLKGVSDYHALPSESRIEVRRYLLCLDDTARKVGKLPDLGVREKSDLEKLRKDLTATTEYAPFWVILAVALALGIGTMVGWKRVVLTIGEKIGKQGMTYAQGMSAQITTACAIGLANVFSLPVSTTHILSSGVAGTMVANKSGLQGGTVRTILLAWVLTLPATVALSAALFWLASKALS, encoded by the coding sequence ATGATCGATTTATTCAGCGGGCTTGATGCCTGGGTGCTTGTGAGCCTGTTGCTCGCCCTGGCTTTCGTCCTCACCTTCGAGTTCATCAACGGCTTTCATGACACCGCAAATGCGGTGGCGACAGTCATCTACACCAAAGCCATGCCGCCTCATCTGGCCGTGCTCTTTTCCGGTGTATTCAACTTTCTCGGTGTGCTGCTGGGCGGTGTGGGCGTTGCCTATGCGATCGTCCATCTGTTGCCGGTTGAGCTGTTGATCAACGTCAATACCGGACACGGTCTGGCGATGGTGTTCTCGCTGCTGGCGGCGGCGATCACCTGGAATCTGGGCACGTGGTATTTCGGTATTCCTGCCTCCAGCTCGCACACCCTGATCGGTTCGATCCTGGGCGTAGGTCTGGCCAACGCCCTGATCAACGACATCCCTCTGGCCGATGGCGTCAACTGGCAGAAGGCGATCGATATCGGCGCCTCGCTGGTGTTCTCGCCGCTCGCAGGTTTCATCGTTGCAGGGCTGGTGCTGATCGGTCTGAAATGGTGGCGGCCGCAGTCGAAGATGCACAAGACGCCGGATCAACGCCGCAAGCTTGACGACAAGAAGCATCCGCCGTTCTGGAACCGTCTGGTGCTGGTCATCTCCGCCATGGCAGTCAGCTTCGTACACGGCTCCAATGATGGTCAGAAAGGTATCGGCCTGATCATGCTGGTGCTCATCGGCATCGTACCGAGCCAGTTCGTGCTGGACCTGACCAGTACCACCTACCAGATCGAGCGCACCCGCGACGCCACGTTGCATCTGAGCCAGTTCTATCAGCGCAACAGCAGTACGCTCGGCGAATACCTGGCGATGGGCAAGGCTGAAAAAGGCGACTTGCCGTCCAGCTCTGCCTGCAACCCGAAACAGACCGAGCCGACCATCGACGCACTGCTCGACCGCCTCAAAGGTGTGTCCGACTACCATGCGTTACCGTCCGAAAGCCGCATCGAAGTGCGCCGCTATTTACTGTGCCTGGATGACACCGCGCGCAAGGTCGGCAAATTGCCAGACTTGGGCGTGCGTGAAAAATCCGACCTGGAGAAGCTGCGCAAGGACCTGACCGCCACCACTGAATACGCGCCTTTCTGGGTGATTCTGGCGGTCGCACTGGCGCTGGGCATTGGCACCATGGTGGGCTGGAAACGTGTCGTGCTGACCATCGGCGAGAAGATCGGCAAGCAGGGCATGACTTACGCCCAGGGCATGTCGGCACAGATCACAACGGCCTGCGCCATCGGCCTCGCCAACGTATTCAGCCTGCCGGTTTCCACCACCCACATTCTGTCATCGGGTGTTGCCGGGACCATGGTTGCCAACAAGAGCGGCCTGCAAGGTGGAACGGTTCGAACCATTCTGCTGGCTTGGGTCCTTACCCTGCCCGCCACTGTCGCGCTGTCCGCCGCCCTGTTCTGGCTGGCCTCGAAGGCGCTGTCCTGA
- the pcaF gene encoding 3-oxoadipyl-CoA thiolase produces the protein MRDVFICDAIRTPIGRFGGGLSTVRADDLAAIPIKALMARNPSVNWEEVDEVFLGCANQAGEDNRNVARMAALLAGLPKSVPGVTLNRLCASGMDAIGTAFRAIASGEMELAIAGGVESMSRAPFVMGKADAPFSRNMKLEDTTIGWRFINPAMKALYGVDSMPETGDNVATDFRISRADQDAFALRSQQRTAVAQAAGFFEEEIVPVRVAHKKGETIIDKDEHPRGDTSLETLSRLKPVNGPDQTVTAGNASGVNDGAAALILASAEAVKKHGLTPRARVLGMASAAVEPRVMGIGPVPAVRKLVERLGMAVADFDVIELNEAFASQGLAVLRELGLADDAPQVNPNGGAIALGHPLGMSGARLVLTALHHLEKTGGRRGLATMCVGVGQGLALAIER, from the coding sequence ATGCGTGACGTCTTTATTTGCGATGCGATTCGTACACCGATCGGGCGTTTCGGCGGCGGTTTGTCCACTGTGCGTGCTGACGATCTGGCTGCCATACCGATCAAGGCCTTGATGGCGCGCAACCCCAGCGTCAATTGGGAGGAGGTCGATGAGGTGTTCCTCGGTTGCGCCAATCAGGCCGGTGAGGACAACCGTAACGTAGCGCGTATGGCGGCCTTGCTCGCCGGGCTGCCGAAAAGCGTTCCGGGCGTCACCCTCAATCGCCTTTGTGCTTCCGGAATGGATGCCATCGGCACCGCGTTCCGTGCCATTGCTTCAGGTGAGATGGAGCTGGCGATTGCCGGTGGCGTCGAGTCCATGTCGCGCGCGCCGTTTGTCATGGGCAAGGCCGATGCGCCTTTTTCGCGCAACATGAAGCTGGAAGACACCACCATCGGCTGGCGCTTTATCAACCCGGCCATGAAAGCGCTGTATGGAGTGGACTCGATGCCCGAGACCGGCGACAACGTCGCGACTGACTTCAGGATTTCTCGAGCCGATCAGGACGCTTTCGCCCTGCGCAGCCAGCAACGCACTGCTGTTGCCCAGGCTGCGGGCTTTTTCGAGGAGGAGATCGTGCCGGTGCGGGTTGCGCACAAGAAGGGCGAAACGATCATCGACAAGGACGAGCATCCGCGCGGTGATACCAGTCTGGAGACCCTGAGCAGACTCAAACCGGTCAACGGTCCTGACCAGACGGTTACTGCTGGCAATGCGTCAGGCGTCAACGACGGTGCGGCGGCGTTGATCCTGGCGTCGGCCGAGGCGGTCAAAAAGCATGGTCTCACTCCTCGCGCCAGGGTGCTGGGCATGGCCAGCGCAGCGGTCGAGCCTCGGGTGATGGGCATCGGCCCGGTGCCAGCAGTGCGCAAGCTGGTCGAGCGGCTGGGTATGGCCGTTGCCGACTTTGACGTCATCGAGCTCAATGAGGCCTTTGCCAGCCAGGGCCTGGCCGTGTTGCGCGAGTTGGGGCTGGCGGATGATGCGCCGCAGGTCAACCCCAACGGCGGCGCCATTGCGCTTGGGCACCCGCTGGGCATGAGCGGCGCTCGGCTGGTACTCACGGCGCTGCACCATCTGGAAAAGACCGGTGGGCGCAGAGGTCTGGCAACCATGTGCGTTGGGGTAGGGCAGGGCTTGGCGCTGGCGATTGAGCGTTAA